The Peptacetobacter hiranonis DNA window AACTCTTGAAATAGGATGGAAATTATTAACTATACTTCCTAAGAGTGAGTTAAAACGTATAAAAGATGCTAACATAGAAAAATACTACCCTGAAGAAACATATGATCCAGATGCTAAATAAAAGAAGGGGGAGTAGGCTATGGCAAGACTAAATGTAAATCCTACCAGAATGGTACTTGCTTCTTTAAAAAAGCGTCTGAGTGTTGCCAGTAGAGGACATAAACTTCTAAAAGACAAACGTGATGAGCTAATGAAAACTTTCTTAGATTTAGCAAGAGAAAATAAGGTTTTACGTGAAGAAGTTGAAATAATGATAAGCGGTGTTTATCAGAACTTCAGTATAGCAAATGCTGTAATGTCATCACAAGCCGTTGAAGAAGCACTTATGTATCCAAAACAGGGTGTAATAGTTAATGTTGACAAAAAGAACGTAATGAGTGTTGATGTACCAGTATTTGACTTTGAAACAACTACAAATGACGTTACAGATATATACTCATATGGATTTGCAACAACTTCAGGAGAACTAGATGCAGCTATAAGTGAATTATCTAGGGTATTCCCAGTAATGCTAAAGCTAGCAGCTATGGAAAAAGAAGCAAATCTACTTGCTGATGAAATCGAAAAAACAAGACGTCGTGTTAATGCACTTGAATATGTAATGATACCTCAGCTTCAGGAAACTATCAAATACATAACAATGAAACTTGACGAAAATGAAAGAGGAAATCAGACAAGACTTATGAAAGTTAAGGATATGATGCTTAACGAAGCCATTGAAGAAAAAAGAGCTCAAGATGAAGCTATGTATAATGAGTATAAAGAAACACATCAATAGAATTAATCAGGCTGTTGCAATTTTGCAACAGCCTTTTTTTGAACAAATATATTATAAATTTACTCCTTATGAGCAGGTGAATCAAAATTTGCTAATCCTTTGTTATTATGCGAAGCATATGAGATATAGATAAACTTCTCTCCAGCTTCAACGCGTGAGCGAGAAAAAGTTTTGTTTTTAATAAAATACACGTCTCCAGATTGTATTCTATTATTTGTTCTTTCAAGTATGAAATAAAGTTGAAAAATGAGAATGAGATTTATATTTGTAGGCTTATTGTAATGAAGATAAAAAGTCTATATGGTATAATTAAAAATAAGTGAAATGTAATGAAAAAGAGGAAAAAGTTAAACTTTATAGAGAATAAAAGATAAATAGTAAGTCCAAGAGAAGAAAGAAGGAAAATTATGCTTCCTAAGAGAGTAAGACAGTTTGTAATGAATTTAACTGATAGAATTAATGAAGATGATTACGAATACGTAAAGTCAAAGTTAGATGATAGAGAGTATGAAGTTTTTAATACTATTTCAAAGTCTGAGCAGAAACACAGTGTGAGAGTTGCTCGTGAGATAGAGTGTATAATAGATGAAGTTGAAAAAGGAAATGACTTTGAGAGCGGTTATACACTTACAAATGGGGAAATATTATATAGAAAGGTAATATTACCCGTATGTGATGATATTTTGAAAAATAAGGATATGCTTGTAAAGGTTGGACTGCTTCATGACGTTGGCAAGAGCAGACAGAGAATTAATATAATAGATAAATCTATAATAGTTATACTAAATA harbors:
- a CDS encoding V-type ATP synthase subunit D; this translates as MARLNVNPTRMVLASLKKRLSVASRGHKLLKDKRDELMKTFLDLARENKVLREEVEIMISGVYQNFSIANAVMSSQAVEEALMYPKQGVIVNVDKKNVMSVDVPVFDFETTTNDVTDIYSYGFATTSGELDAAISELSRVFPVMLKLAAMEKEANLLADEIEKTRRRVNALEYVMIPQLQETIKYITMKLDENERGNQTRLMKVKDMMLNEAIEEKRAQDEAMYNEYKETHQ
- a CDS encoding HDIG domain-containing metalloprotein, with amino-acid sequence MLPKRVRQFVMNLTDRINEDDYEYVKSKLDDREYEVFNTISKSEQKHSVRVAREIECIIDEVEKGNDFESGYTLTNGEILYRKVILPVCDDILKNKDMLVKVGLLHDVGKSRQRINIIDKSIIVILNKLTSGKLRNINLKKIQCYYNHSEYSYEILKEINEDNVFLGIVRNHHNENYSNDTCVDEKYYLGNIIRFFQGVDDGN